CGTCGACGACATCGTCCGGCTCAGCCGCATCGCGGGGGACTCGCCGGTGAAGGTCCTCATCCGCGTGACGCCCGGTATCGAGGCGCACACCCACGAGTACCTGCAGACGGGGGTCGAGGACACCAAGTTCGGCATCCCCGTCGGAGAGGCGGCGCTGGAGGCGGCACGGCTGGCCGCGGGCTCTCCGGGGGTGGAGCTGCGGGGCATCCACTGCCATATCGGCTCGCAGATCCTGACCCTCGAGCCCTTTGCGGAGACGGCCGCGATCATGATGCGTTGCCTGGCCCGGTGCCGGGAGGAGACCAGCCTGGACCTGCCTGACCTGAATATCGGCGGGGGGCTGGGGATCGCCTACGAGCCGGGGGAGAAGCCGCCGGCGGTGGAAGAGCTGGCGCGGGTGATCGTCGACCGGGTGACCCAGGAGTGCGGTGCTCTTGGGGCCGCCGTCCCGCGCGTGCTGGTGGAGCCCGGCCGGTCGATAGTCGGTCCGGCGATGGTCACGCTCTACACCGCCGGGGTGGTCAAGGACCTGCCCGGGATCCGCAGATACCTGTCCGTGGACGGGGGGATGTCGGACAACATCCGCCCGATGCTGTACCAGGCGGCGTACACGTTCCTGTCGGCCGACCGTCCGGACGCCCCGCACGACACCGGGTACGCGGTGGCGGGGAAGCTGTGCGAGAGCGGCGACCTGCTCACGCGCAGCGCCGTTCTTCCCGAGGTGCGGGACGGAGAGCTGCTGGCGGTGGCCGCGACGGGCGCCTACGGATACTCGATGGCGTCCAACTACAA
This sequence is a window from Actinomycetota bacterium. Protein-coding genes within it:
- the lysA gene encoding diaminopimelate decarboxylase; translation: MTWDRFRSVLPATARVNGRGRLEIGGRDCRELVEDFGSPLFVMDETEALDRLQAYTRAFGEGCVHYAAKAFLTAPFASLVASAGAGMDCASGGELYTALAGGFPAGRIVLHGNNKSEDELRQGVDSGVGTVVADSVDDIVRLSRIAGDSPVKVLIRVTPGIEAHTHEYLQTGVEDTKFGIPVGEAALEAARLAAGSPGVELRGIHCHIGSQILTLEPFAETAAIMMRCLARCREETSLDLPDLNIGGGLGIAYEPGEKPPAVEELARVIVDRVTQECGALGAAVPRVLVEPGRSIVGPAMVTLYTAGVVKDLPGIRRYLSVDGGMSDNIRPMLYQAAYTFLSADRPDAPHDTGYAVAGKLCESGDLLTRSAVLPEVRDGELLAVAATGAYGYSMASNYNRLPRPAVVGVRDGKVRTMARRETYEDLVRLEL